Below is a window of Humulus lupulus chromosome 9, drHumLupu1.1, whole genome shotgun sequence DNA.
gaatgaaaagatctttatttagcttgaataaaataatggcttttttaattgaaaaagctttgaataatcgttctgcagaggctgaagactcggtcaaaaagattatggacttatcaagaggttaaagaataaattaagctcagtttcaaaaacgttcaaaaatcatgcacatGAGCCGATATaacgcccctagtaggcgatatatcacctcggCTAATATGCCTGAGGCTCGTTGTGGTGaccgtgcaaagttacgtgttttttgtatccccgtaaggcgatatatcgcccctagtgatgcgatatatcggcatacgctgaaatattatacacataattgcactttttcagcctaatttgaattgagtaaactgccttgactaagtcctctaacgatttcaaagctgctggcagaccataggatattcaaatattactcttaaaaaatttattcctcaaaatacttaattattcattaaacatacacatgacaagtgtcatttccttattgtgtttatctaaaccttatattataataaatatcaccttcataatcagtcatcttaattaaaccttaggttaatattcttaaactataggttaaacttataaattctacaagtgttactacgagtgtccaactaaatcccggtctgaaccgaAAACAACAGTCATAAAAATAccacaactattactattgctattactatctaactagctaagtaaagttcttggactctacagttcaCTTGTCCATGCCAGGGAGAAGGTACACCTTGAAAAGTGAagctaaattaaaatttaaattacaagCAGTTTCTCTGAATTTCAACTACTGTGTTTTGTACACACGATTTCCATCAATTGTACCCGGAGGCTACAAAATGCGTACAAAACTTAAAAAATACATTGCTTATATTACTTGTAATACCAGTGAAGATGCTCAACATTCTAGGCATGGGGCACAGACTCCCCACCTAGTCAAGCCAGTTTGTATGTCCCTGGAGACACGATGCTCTTGACTTGATACGGGGCGTCCCAGTTAGGGCCCAATACTCAAGCACCAGGATCTCGGGTGgataagaagactcttcgcaacaccaaatcTTCAACCTCGAACTTCCTATCCTTTACTTTAGACTTGAATTATCTggccaccttttgctggtaagacGCTACACGAAGCTAAAAAGCTTCAtggagctcctccacaaggtcaAGAGACTCACGGAATAAAGTGTGGTTTGTAGTCAGATTGTATGTTTCTCGTTGCTGCGTGGAGATTGCCACCTCAACTTGaagcatggcttcatacccgtaggccatggagaataGCGAGTGGCCAGTAGAGGTCCTAGTAGTGGTGCGATAAGTCCACAATGTCTTAGGCAGCTCCTCGGGCTAGGCACCTTTCGCCTGTTCCATCCTCTTCTTTAGGTTGGCTTtaagcgtcttattgacagcttcCACTTGTTTGTTTTCTTGTGGGTGGGCTATGAAGGGAAAGCTCTTCATAACTCGATGCCTTTGACAGAAGTTTCTGAACAACTCATTGTCAAATTGCAGGTCGTTTTGGGAGGCTATTTTTCTCGAGAGCCCATAGTTGAAAATGATGTTCTTAATGACGAAGTCTAGCGTCTTCTTGGAGGTGATTGTAGCAAGAGGTTCAACCTTGACCGAATTTGAGATGTAGTCGATCACCACAATAGCGTACTTCACTGCGAAGGTCCAAGGACTTGTCATCTcggtgagctcatttggaggagcttggGGTATGTTGGCATAGCGTTGGCACTTATCGTACTTCTTGACGTAGTCCATCGCATCACTATTCacagtgggccagaagtacccttgtcttaggattttcttggtgATGCGTGGTCCCTGTAAAAGCCCTCATGTTATTCTCATATTATAAGGCTGGCTTCTTTCTTGGACACACAATGGAGAAGGGGTAACGGATATCCTCGCCTGTATAGCTTGCTGTCTATTATAACATACAGGGGGACTTGGTAAAGCACATTTTGAGCAGCTTTCTTGTGCTTTGGTAACTCTACAGAGACTAGGTACTTCACAATAGGCTCCATCCAACCATCCTGAGGTTGGACTACTTCAACCTCCTCGAGGGCTAAGATGCTTGGAGCAGCCAAGTAGTCCATTGGGACAACATTGACCAACTTAGCGTCCTTGGTGGTAGCaagcttggccaaggcatcagcattAGAAAAATGTTCCCCAGGCACTTGTCGggtggaattttttttgaagatGTGTAGCATTTCATGGGCCTTGGCTAAGTAAGCGACCATCTTTGTCCCTCGGGCCTGGTATTCTTTGTGGATCCAATTCACTATGAGCTAAAAATCACTTAAGATCACATTCCTCCATCCACTTGAATCTTTTCCCACCTCGAAGGATGATGAATAACAAGATGCACTTACCATTTTGATTGGAGGCAAGGCGACTAAGTGCTGCTATATATCCTCTTGTTGAGGCTGTTGTTATCCTGCTGGTGAGGCTTTCTACCTCTTAATGCTTTTGGGGGAATGGAAGTTCTATCAATGTtctgatcttctcggggtttgcctctattcaaCAACCTCTAACTATGACGTGGAGGAACTTTTTGGAGGCAACTCTAAAAGTGTAgttttggggattcaacttcatcccgaaTCTACGAGGATAGAGAACACTTCCAACAGACCTCTCAAGTGGTCGGGGACTGTTCTagattttaccagcatgtcgtctacataaACCTCCATATTCTAACCCAGCTAGTTCTTGAACATCCAGTTTACCAATCTGTGATATGTGGCACgaacattcttgagcccgaaggccATCACTTTGTAAAAATATACCCATTTGTCAgtctggaagctggtgtgctctttaTCTGCAATATGCGTGGAAATCTGGTTCTATCCAAAGTACGCATCCATAGAGGACAAAAGCTCATACCCAGAGGTAGCCTCGACCATCTGATTGCTCTTGGGAAATGGAAAATactcctttgggcaggctttgttgaggtcggagaaatcTATACAGGTCCTCCAAGTGTCGTTTGGCTAGGGCACCAGAACCGGGTTAGACAACCACCTTAGGTACTGAGCTTCTCAGATGAACTAATTCGCGAGGAGCTTATCCATTTCTGCCTATACAACCAATGCTTTGGCTGGGTCAATCGTTCTCCATTTTGGCTTAATTTGAGCAACGTTAGGATAAATGTTGAAGGCGTGGCATATGATGTTTGGGTAATTTCCTATCATGTCggtgtgagaccaggcgaagacgtctTGATTTTCTTTGAGAAAGCTCACTAAGGTTTCTCGGAGATTCGCCTTGAGATCTTTCCTGACCTTGGTTTTTCTATCAGGGATGAAGGCGACAAGGATCACCTCCTTTGTCTCTTCCATGGGCTCAATAGCCCTCTCTTCCTGAACTCTCGGGTGCAGCTCATTGGAATCCATTTCCCCTTGAATAGCCTGGGCATCCATGTCCTTGGAAGGAGGCTGTTCGGGGGTTGCTGCCTCAATTACCATTACTCGATGtttgagggacacattgtagcactGCTTGGCCTCCTTTTGGTATCCACGGTCTATGCCTTTTCTACCTcagtagggaacttcatgcataggtgGCGTATGAAGGTGACATCTCTAAATTCTACTAGGGTCAAACACCCCGGGATGGCGTTTTACGTGGAACAGTCCGCGACCACAAAAGTGCAGTACTTGAGGGCCTAGCAaggcacttctccaagtgtcaTTGGCAGTTTAATTTGCCCCATCGAAATGAGACCTTCTCCCGAGAACCCGTCAAGAGAGGAGGTGCAAGGGGATGAGTTACCAGTTGTCAGCCCAATCTTCTCATAGGCTCACTTGAAcaagatgttcactgaactccaaCTTTTTGGACATCTGCCTCTTGATAACCAAAGGATCGTGGTGGGGAAAATGCATCGTTCGAGCATCGTCCTCAGAGAAATTGGTGACTTGGCCATTCATTCATGCTATATGTGCTGGTAACTAGGTTAACGCCAGCACTTCATCGTCATGATTTTGGGCCCGCGCATATCGATTACGTGAGCCCCTGGAGGTACCCCCCAAAAAGAGTCTTCTAGAGATAGTCTCTACTCTCCCATACACCGGAGGACGTCCATGGGCTATTTGTAGTTGCGGACACTTCACTCGGGGGCTGAGGAACCACCTGTTAAGGAGGCAGTCCTGCGGCCGGAGCTTGGGCTGCGCGCATCCTAGCATATTGGTGGAGATGTCCTAGTTTTGACTTTCAATCTCATCTCTAAGTTGCCTGCAGTCCTTGGTGTGGTGCCTTACATCATTAtgaaatcataaaaacataatgAAGTCTCTTTTTTCATGATCCCTTCGCATAGGTTGCGTTTTTCGGTAGTGGACCTACTACTTAGTGGCCAGAAAAAAATATTCTCCTGAGTATCTACCAGATCCGTGTACTCGGATTATTATGGAGTGCACATCTTGTTGGGAGCTGCTCTAGTTCTCTTGGGCTTCTTGTCTTTGCCTTTTCCCCCATGTTTTCTTATGTTGGGGGTCTCGCTAGGATTGAGCCGCAGTTCTAGCACTGAATGCAGGGTAAAAAGCATTGTATCCAGTGGGAGTTGCTCCATAGCATATAGGGGAGGCACTAAAACCAGCATTTGGCATGGTGCTAAAACTAGCTAGTTGAAAAGTAGGGCTAAACTATAGAGCACTCATAATGCTTGTTTAGGCTGGAGTGTATGGCGAGTACTGTGTTCCCGGAGCCACAACGTTTGGGAACAATGGAGTGATGAAAGGGACTTTTCCTCTGAATGCTCCAATTTGGGTGTCCTCCCAATCGATATACTCTTGGGTTCGACGTATGAAGTCGTCGAGCCTGTGACATCCTTTtcgctggaggtcatcccatagtGGGGAACCTGCTCAGATGCGAGCTTGTACAGCCATCAGTTGTTGTCCATCATCGAACCTCTTGGTCCTAACTACTTCTTCCTTAAATTGTTTGATGTAGGTTTTAATGGTTTCAAGCATTccctgctttatgttggccaaagcattgacctcaaaaTTCACCTTCCGTCGagctatgaattgtcttcggaaGGAGGAGGAGAGTGGGTGCCAGGAGTGAATGGATCCTGGCTTGTacttcttgaaccattcatctgctgATCCCGTCAAGGTCAATGAGAAGATGTGGTATTTGGCGTCCTCGGAGACGCGGTGGATCGACATCAATCTATTAAACTTTGAGAGATGGTTGGTGGGATCCGTGCTTCCACTGTATGAATCGATGTTTGACATTTTGAAgcctcactactacaaaactgggctttcccgacacccaaccacgacagtcaacagttgactgtcgtaatttcttagcgggactctacgccgacagctaataactgtcaccgttgcttttgactgtcgctattgaccccaacgccgacagttaattcaagaccaatgccgacagttaaaaggtgtcactattgaccccaacgccaacagttaattcgagaccaatgccgacagttaaaaggtgtcgctattgaccccaacgctgacagctaattcgagaccaatgccgacagttaaaaattgtggCTATTAAcctcaacgccgacagttaataaaagccCAATACCGACAGTTATAAAATGTCGccgaaattcaaataaaaaaatctaaaaatataattaatgaataatttaatttaaaaaataaactaaattatgtaaatatatatttattaaaaattatgtattttttttctaaaattttcaaattattaacttttgtatttataataatttttatattaaaatttaaattattaatgatataaagaataatataattaaattaacatatttataaaatttgtattagttaaaaacgagttgttttattgattggtaaatattgtaaaattattttaaaatttttataaatttatgattatttagttctaattttttattttatttttgtatttataattttattatattataaaatatatatgtttgaaatattaatttgattttacatatatatttataaaaatataattaatgcaatacaatttaaaaaaacaaactaatttatgaaaatatatattaattttttaatatatatacttttaATGTATTATGTggtcaataattttatttttattaaattatattaacatttaattaataaatatttaaaaaagaaaaagaaaaccctaTATTCTATCTCAGCCCCCAaactctcctttctttttctttctctccagCCGTTGCCTTCCCTCTCTCTCATtccatctccatctccatctctgTCTTCCAGTGGGCTAAAGGAGGCAACGAGGCTTGCAGTGCAAGGTGGGACGGGGAGGCTAGCGACGCAAGGTGGGATGGCGGGTTGGTTTCATGTTCGGCGAGGCTAGGTTCAGCGATGGGGTCGGGCTGTACAGCGGTAGGAGGCTCGGGGCTGGGCTCGACGGCGGGTGAGGGGGTCTCCGGTCTGTGCTCAATGGCGCAGGGGGGACGGGGTCGGGCTGTACAGCGGCAGGGAGAATATTCAGGTATACTTTGGTAAGTTAGCTCTCTATAATGCTCAGTAGCTGATTCATCTTTTTACTGGATTTGATGATTAAAAGGGTGCTaggaagttttttttttcctgattaattgtgtttgagtttttttttcctGGGATGGTCCGGCCACGAACAAGTGAGTACTATGGTCTGGTGTTTCTTTCAGTGTTCTTCATATTTCGGCAAGTGTGTCCTTCTAGAATTGTCACAAGGCTGTTAGACTTGCTAAATCGAACCAGtctatttttctgattttttttaatcaaagttAAAACTATATTAAGGGGAATTTTGACTTAGATGTAATGGTCTTTGCAGTCCTATTTTTGCAGAGATAGTTCCTGGGAAGTCACGAACTAGCGTGTATGCATTGGACAGGTCTTGTGAGTCCGTACTCTCATCATTTGCTCCCCCTGTAGTCGGGTTATTGGCACAACATGTTTATGGTTATAGATCGGTTGATAAAGGGTCCTCTGCATCTGAAGAGATTGCCAAAGATAGGGGAAATGCTGCGTCTTTGGCCAAGGCACTGTACACAGCAATAGGAGTTTCGATGGCTCTCTGTTGTCTTATGTACTCATTCCTGTATTCAACCTATCCAAGAGATCGGGAGCGAGCTCAAATGGAAGCTTTGACAGAATCAGAGATGCTGCAAATAAGATTGGAATTACCTGCAGATGGGCAACATCCTCATCAAGTTCTGTTATTCGAGTCAGGAGAACCATATTTGGAGGAAAGAACCGTAATCGAACCAGAGAAGATAGGATATGGTAAGACATCTTATTGGACTTGCCTCCCAcccttttttttaagttttaagatAAAGATAGACTAATGATATGTACACACAATATATGCAAAGTCTTTTTAATGTAATAGGTTCCATTTCAAATTTATGGATATCCACATAGAAGAATCTAGGCTATTGCATTGTTAACTAACGTGTACATTAACAATGCATTATATATAAAGCTGGTAACTTTCTGCCTTGAAATtaacaaataacaattaattgaatttgtaatGGTTATTGAGACAGGAAAAAGAATACCTTGTTTGTGTCATTTCCTAGCCAATAGTGAATGTCATGCAGAGGAGGCCCACTTTTACGTTGGTCAGGCTGTACGGCGGCGGGTGGGGGAGTCTCGGGTCTAGGTTCGATGGCGCAGGGGCTGGGCATTTTCTCAGTCCATTCCGTCGTCACTCAGGTATGGAGACTCTCAGTCACTGCCCTCCCTCTCTCACTCTGGTCTCACTCTCTTAAGTATGGAgactatttattttttataattgctattctgtttttttttttaattcattgttttgttttggTGAATATTGATCTATCAGATTTCATTGTGCTCTCTATTGTACTGTTTGATTCTCTCTGATAAAAACAAGTCAATAAATAAATGCATTATTATATGGTTTTTCTATTTTCTGGACTACATTTTTCTATTGCTATCAGATTTTCTCTTTTGCTATCAATAAATGAATACATTATTATATGGTTTTTCTATTTTCTGGACTACATTTTTGCTGGGCTGCATGAATCTGGACATAATCACATCACTCAGCTTGATTGCATGACAAATAGTATTTGTTTAGCCTGCTCAAGTACTGATGGATTTGGGTTTTTAGGACCCTAAAGTAtacttctaaataatttacatatATTTACTTATTTTCTCGTGTGTGGGATCTTTGTAAACTTCTTGTCAAATGCCTTTCTTTGCCTTGTAATATTCTTCTCTCCCTGTGTAGAACCTTTGACATATTCTTTGGCACTCATGTACCACAAGGCTTAACTGGAATAATTTGTGCTATTTTATATTTAGGATATGTTCTGTTTTGTTATCTAACGTGTTTCATGATTCACTCTTTCATATTCAGCCATTATGTCTGTTTCCTAAATTTTCATTATGTACTGAAGTACATATCTAATGAACCTCCCGTGCTTTTTTTTTCCTCGCTAAATGAACCCCCTTTGAGAGTATTcaattttattattgtgatgTTACATGCTTGTGAACCATGTACtgtatttaatgtaatatatatagTATGGAGCCgtgcttttttttctttctcataaaTGGAGTTTTACTTTGTTTGCAAGCATATGTTCCTGGGATTCTGTTACATTTTGGATCACAGCTTATGAGaacatttcttttcttttaattctTTTGAAGGAACTGGCACCTGAATCAGACCAAGCTCAACAAACTGCCCAAGACACTGGAGAGATTTTTACAGATTCAGGTGCCTCGCAGGAGGGCAGAAGTGcagaaaaagggaaagaaaaggaagaaaaggaTAAGGAGAAGAGTAAAGACCctgaaaaagagagagaaagggaaagaaaaaaatgCTGATAAGAAAGGAGACActgaaaaagagaaattaaaaagtATTGAAGGGACAAATTTAGATGCCTTATTGCAGAGGCTTCCAAGTTGTGTGAGCCGTGATCTTATAAATCAATTGACAGTAAGTATACTCCCGAGTCCCTGTTCTTTGTTACTATGAAATTCGACTACAATCATACGTCTTTAATCTTCTTTGTTGTTGGTTTTTTTAATCTgtattcatataatttttttttttttttgctttaatATGTGAACTTCTACCTTGAAGATGTTACTAATTGTTGTAATATACATACAGGTAGATTTGTTACTTGAATTCAAAAGCAAGTCGAAAAAAGCTTGTGAGGGCATTGTTTAATGTTCCAAGGACTTCATTGGAACTGCTATCATACTATCCACGCATGGTTGCCACATTATCAACATGCATGAAAGATGTTTCTTCCATGCTCCTACAAATGCTAGAAGAGGAGTTtcatttcttaattaataaaaaggtacgttttaaaatatatttgtatGATGCTAAAACTTGAAGTGGATAATATTCtaaattattttgttattatcATTTTGACGTGCAATCAAGATTTTCAATTGAATTATAGTTGTAAGTTAAAGTTACAAGTTACTCCTATATGTGCCTAGCATTGAGCATAACTCTTATTGCTTGGATCCTTTTCATTTTATGTTAATTATTAATCCTGGCTAGCTAGATTGCCAATTTTGGTGTTCATTCCAAAATCATTTTTGTGACTGAAAACTACAGTCATCCTTTTTATTTCTTCTGCAACCTaagttctctatttattttagttttggctTGACTTTAACGGTGTTTATTCTGTATTGTAGGCTAAATATTTACTTGGATATTTAAGAGAACCAAGACAATTATATAAGTGAAccaaggcaacaagaaattcttcttcaagttgttgggtattattttctttcttactTGTAAGAATTATGTATAGTgagatttgatgtattatttacattgagaataatgaatttttattgagaattatttagtctcTTGGGGATTTGATGTATTGTTTACATttcaattatatgaataaatgttgtatgtatatggatttttattataaatataatttttttacaagttatggtaataataattaattatgtgagtaatttttttattaaatttatatcaaacttcaatagttaaaaatataattaaaagttttaaaaaaaaatatttcgaaaaattatttatatatataaatttaatgttacggcgacacttattaactgttggcgttgccagcaacggcgacatgtattaactgtcggcgttgccagcaacagcgacacgtattaactgtcggcgtagccagcaacagcgacacgtattaactg
It encodes the following:
- the LOC133801000 gene encoding uncharacterized protein LOC133801000, with amino-acid sequence MGSGCTAVGGSGLGSTAGEGVSGLCSMAQGGRGRAVQRQGEYSGILCPIFAEIVPGKSRTSVYALDRSCESVLSSFAPPVVGLLAQHVYGYRSVDKGSSASEEIAKDRGNAASLAKALYTAIGVSMALCCLMYSFLYSTYPRDRERAQMEALTESEMLQIRLELPADGQHPHQVLLFESGEPYLEERTVIEPEKIGYGKRIPCLCHFLANSECHAEEAHFYVGQAVRRRVGESRV